In Leptospira perdikensis, the genomic window TTTTCTAATAAAGTTTTGAAATGTTTTTTGAAAAAGAAAGGGAAATTCCGGTTTCCCTAAGAATGAGATTCGTTATGATGGGGACTTGAGGTTTGTAACCTATGATCGAAACCATCAATATCAACTGGCCAAGCGGAGCCATCGATCCCGTTATCCATTGCCCTGCCTGCGGTAGTCTCGTACTCAGTCCTTTAGAAGAAGAAGGGCCTGGTTGCCATCACATTCAATTCATCATTGATAGTGAATCTGGCGAATTTAACTACATCACCGAAGCATTTGATGAAATTTTAAAAGAATTTCGTAAACCGGATGTGGAAGAATTTGATGAATGGGATGCCACTGAAGTTTTTTTAGAAGAATCAGAATCTAATACATTCTACGTAATGAATTTAATTTTACCTAGTAATGTTTCGATTGAAGATGATCCTGTTTGTTTACGTATTGGATTCGAATTATTTTTTTCAGAAGACCAAGAAGAATTGTACGAAGAATTAGAAAGAAGACATGACGAGGAAGGTTTACATGACCATAGCCAAAACTAAAATTTCATTGATAGGACTTTTGATTGTTGCTACTTTTAGTTTTACAAATTGTTTGATCAGTTATAAGGATCATCCGAAAATTCTTCCCCTCCCTTCGGAAGAAAAAACAAATGATGCTAACTTTGTTTATGTTCTCCCTACATTTCCCCAAGTGAATTTAGGAGGCAGGGAAGCTCTCAAGAATTACTTTCAAAACAAAACTCGTTTTAAAAACACAGTGGAAGGAGTAGATGTTCCGAAAACTGGGTATTTGGTGAATGTAAAAGTAAATTACCGATCGCCGTCTCCGGAAGCAACGGTGTTTTTAGGAATTTCTACTCTTACGGCTACATTACTCCCTGCTTGGTCTACACAAGATGGTTATGATGTACAATACCTTCTCTATAAAGATGGGAAGAAAGTCGGAAATTACGAATACCATATCTTTCGAAATTATGCGCAGTGGCTTTTGTTTGTTCCGATTTCTTGGTACAATTTTGAAACTGCAACAGAAAGAGAAGTGTTCGAAAGAACCACACTTAAGTTTTTTGAGGATGCTAAGGAACATTTCTAAAGCCATTGGATTTCAACTTTCAAATTTATCATGACTTTGTCTGGGGATTTTGGCCTGGACTGGTTGTTGTATTTGGAGTTGGGTTCTTTGTTGGTTATTTAGCATCCTTTTTGGGACTCGGGGGAGGGTTTATCTACACTCCCTTCTTTCATAGTTTCTTTCACCTTACGGCAGTTCAAGCAGTTGCCGTTTCTTTGGCACAGATGCCGGTCTCTTCTCTTTCTGGCCTTTTTGTGTATCACAAAAACAATAAAATCAGATGGAAACAAGGGTTTTTATTGTTATGTACATCGATTCCTTCCGCACAGTATACCGCTTATAAGTTCGGAAGATTTGAAGATACAGAATTCGGCAAACAGTTGTACTATGGGATTCCATTATCAGAATTCATTTACCTGATAGTATTTACATTTTTTTTGGGAATCCTTGCCATTTATAATTTGATTACGGCTTTAAAGAGAAGGAAAAAATACTACCAATCTTTGGAAATGTTGTCTGAAAATTCGCATCCAACTCCGATAGTTGCATCCGAAAGATCTGATTCGAATTCCAAACCTGGTTCAAACGCAAATCTGTCAGTATCAACTCAAAAGAATCATACAGAAACCTTTTCTTATTCCCGCAAATCGGTTTTGATTGTTCTAATTACAGGAATCTTTTTTGGTTTGTTTTCTTCTCTTTTTGGGATCGGTGGTGGATTCCTTGCTGTTCCTCTTTTTGTGTATTACTTTCGAATGAGCCCTGTGGAAGCAGTTGCCACTTCCTTTCTAGGGATTTTTCTCACATCCTTTGGAACGAGTATTATGTTTTTTTTCCAAGGTAAATTGCATTTGGAACTTGCACTCATTGGAAGTTTCGGAGGGATCTTTGGTGCGAGAATTGGCTCCCTAAAAGCAGTGAATGCCAAACCTTATAGTATCTTACTTGTGACAGCTGTTTTCCAATTTTTAGTAGTGATTTGGTACGTAATCGGAAAACTTCCTAAATTCTAATTTGTTAGAAAAATACAACGATAGTGAAGTATACTTAAATCATAAAACTTTTGATTTCTCGTCTCGGAGAATCATAATCGTAAGAACTCCTTCCCATCCGCGCAATCAATTGGATTTGTTCATTTTGTTTTAAACCGAGTAGAGTTTTTAATTGTTCGGTGAAGACTCTACTTTCTGGATAATCTTCTACCGATTGGTTCATTGTGTGGAAGGCAATATTTCTTACTGCGCAGGCTAAACTGACGCGCATAAAATCTCGTCCTGTTTCAATCCAAGTGCCTTCGTCATCAGATTTTTTTGTAATCACAAAAACGAGAGCCTTAGAAGAATACACTTGGTTTTGGAACATTTGGATTCCGGCAGCTTTAGAAGATTCGGAATGCCAAGTTTCTTTTGATAAATCGACAAAGAATGTTTTGGCAAACCAAAGTTTGATTCCCGAAAGTCCATTGCCTTCAAGAGTGAGTCCATCTCGTTTGTTATAGATGTCTTCTTGGGAAACACGAAACCACTTTCGATTCAGTTCATTTGATTCTGTACGATTGGTTTCCATGGCAAAAGCTGCATCCAGTATCGGAAGGATAGATTCTAATTGTTTAGGATCATTGATAAAGAGTAATTGGTGTCGGCTTGGACCCATTAACATTTTTAAGTCATCAATTTCTTCGTTAGTAATGATCTCTCCCGAATAAACGGAACGATTCATACGACGGTTTGGAATTCCGGAAAATAAAAAGTCATGAACACATTTTGATTTAGGAAAAATTGCAAATTTTGCCACTGGGTTTAAGTGAAAGGTTTTTGGACCTGGTTTTCCTTTGGGGAAATAAGTGATTTTGGTATCAAACATTAGTTTATCGGCCGTTAGATGAGCTAATTCCAAAAAAGTACCTTGGGTATGAAAGAACTGGCGATTGCGAGAATCGATTTCTGGAAGTTGTTTGTCTGCGTCACCAAAAAGTAAAAATTCTGAATCGGAAACCCGTCTGATTTTCCAAGGTTGGGAATTGTGGGAATTGGGAGCAAGCAGGGCTGTTATGAGGATCTGGTCCAAGGGTTTGGTAAATCCAAGTGACTCAGCGTATTCCAAGGGGTCTTTTCTGTGGTTCTGGGAATCCTTGGCGGTATAGGCGTACAATTTGGTTTGTAATGTAGAAAGGGAAACCATGGCGCCAGTGGCAAAACTATTCCATAAAAATCTTTTTCTTGTGAGCTTCATTATTTTCCCTTTTATGGTTCTAGATCTCAATTGGATGGGAGTCTAATCTAAAATGTCAACCAACTCTGAACCTTTTTCCATTGATATCGTATCTGATGTAGCTTGCCCTTGGTGTTATGTAGGGAAAAAGAAACTCGAGTTGGCTCTCCAAACAGTCGGAGACAAAATCGATCCACAAGTTCGATGGAGACCTTTCCAATTGTCCCCAGAAATTCCAGAATCTGGAATTGATTACAAAGAACACCTAACGCAAAAATTCGGAAGTTTAGACAGGTTGGATGGTGCATGGCAACGTCTGACAGAAATTGGAAAAGGAATTGGGATTTCTTTTCAATTCGATGCAATTCCTAAAGCTACCAATACACTTGTACTACACGCTCTGGTTGCAGGTCTTTCTACTCTAGAAGAACAAGCTAAGTTAGTCGATTTATTCTTTGCTGCTAACTTTACTGAAGGAAAAGATCTTACTGATAAAGAAGTTGTTTGGAAAGTAGCAGAGCCTGTTTATAAAGACCGTACAAAATTTGATTCCGTATTTGCTGATCCAGAACTCAAAGAACATATCCGACAAGAAATTCTTTATTACCATCAAAATGGGATTAGCGGTGTTCCGTATTTCATTGTGGGTGGTAAGTATGCTGTCAGTGGAGCACAAGATCCTTCTGTTTTTGTGGAAGTGATTGAGACAGTATTAAAAGAACGCGAGTCAGAAAAACAAAGTCAATAACTTTCTATTTCACCTTGACCGAACATTCAATATTTTTAGGTTGATTCTAATCGAATTATATTTATGAAAAAAATTATACATTTCTTCGTCTACAAACCATTAGTCGCCAACTTGGTTTTTATCTTTCTCTTCCTTGCTGGAATGATCTCTGTTCTTTCTATGAAACGAGAGGCATTCCCTCGGGTAAACTTTCGCCAAGTACGTGTTCTCACCGTATATCCTGGAGCTAGTCCAGTGGATGTGGAGAAAAAAGTTACCATTCCCATTGAAGAGAAATTACGGGAAGTAGAAGGATTGGACTCAGTTCGATCCATCTCTCGTAATTCCGAATCTGATATCAGTATCAAAATTGATTTAGAACACAATAACCCTGATGGTGTTGTGAACGATATCCGACGTGCTGTAGATCGTGTGACTAATTTACCGACACAGGTTAAGGATCGTCCCATTGTTACTGAACAAAAGAGCTCCAACTTTCCTGTATTAGAGATAGCGATTCATGGTGCAATGAATGAGATGGAACTTCAAGAAATGGGACGTTTCATTGAAGATGAAATGCGGAAAGTTTCTGGAGTATCTCGTGTCGATGCTTTTGGGAAAAGAAAGGAAGAATGGCGCATTCGTGTCGATCCTGATTTAAAGAAACGTTATACACTTGGTTTTTCAGATATCATCAACGCCATTTCAAAAAGAAATATTAGTGTTCCTGCGGGATCTTTTTTAAGACCGATTACCCAAGACATTCGTGTCACTGGTGAAATTAGTGAAATCAACGATATTAAAAATATCCCCATTCGTTCGAATGAAACAGGTAATACGATTCTTTTATCACAAGTTGCCAATGTAAAAGATACCTATGAAAGACCAAGGGTTGTAGCCGTTGTCAATGGAGAACCTGCTTATGTTTTACAAATCATCAAAAAAGACAGTGCGGACATCATTCGAACTGTAGAAGCAGTTCAAGAACGAATTGCTGAGTTAAAAAAACAAATACCAGCAAACATTCAGTTTACGGAACTGAACAACGAAGGGGCTCGGGCGATCAAACGATTGGATGTGGTGATCACTAACTCATTACAAGGTTTGTTTTTAGTTGTTTTAGTGTTAATTCTCTTTTTCAGTCTTAAGGATTCACTACTTACCAGTCTTTCTTTGCCATTGACATTGTTTGCGACAACGATTGCATTCCCTATTTTTGATGTTTCCTTTAACTTGGTGTCCATGCTTGGGATTATCATTTCTCTTGGTATGTTAGTTGATAACAGTATTATCATATCAGAGAACATCTATAAATACAGATCTAAAAAAATGGATTCTAAGGAAGCTGCCGTACTTGGTGCTAGCGAGTTATTTGTTCCTATCATTGGATCTTATTTAACCACAGTAGCAGCTTTTTTACCGATGGCATTTATGTCAGGTATTATGGGTAAATTCATTTGGCAAATACCGTTCATGGTAATTGTAGCTTTGACTTTATCATTGTTTGAGTCGTTTTTGTTACTTCCTGTTCGTTATGCACAGTTCACATCACACGAAGTTAAAAAACGTTCGAAACATCGCGAAAAATTTCGTTCAGTTTTAGAAAATGGATTTGAATCTTTAAAATCTGGTTTCACCAATTTTATTACGAAGGTAGTGAACCGTCCATTCATCGCCCTTGGATCCATTCTCATAGTATTTTTATCTTCTTGTGGCCTTGTGGGACTCATGAATTTCAATTTGTTTCCGAAGGAAGGAATTGATTATGTTATGGTTCGGGCTGAGTTTCCTCCAGATTTTTCTTCGCAGGAAACCACAAAACAACTGCAATACTTCCAACCAATTTTAGATAGAATTCCTAAATCGGAAGTTCAAAGTATCATATTAAAAATTGGAATTCAACAGACAGATCCAACAGATCCACTCACTCGGATTGGTGAACAATTAGGAATGGCTCAGATCATTTTGGTTCCAGAAACAGAACGAAAACGAACGGCCCAAGAGATATTTGGTGAATTGGAACCGGATTTAAAAAAACTTCCGGGTGCTGTATCTGTAATGGTAGATTTAGTTGTGAACGGTCCACCAATTGGAGCGGCTGTGACTGTGGCCATTGAAGGTCGCGATTATAAAACTTTGAAACAAATTTCAAATGAGATGCAAGGTTTCTTAAAAAAACAAGAAGGTGTCATCAACATCAATGATGATTACAAACCGGGTAGAGAAGAAATACAAATTCGAGTAAAGGATACTGCCTCAGCCATTACGGGAATTGACACAGAAATTACAGCTTATTATGTTCGAACAGCTATGGAGGGACTAGAAGCATCTAACTTTCGTAAGGGTAAAGATGAAGTAAAGATAGTCATTCAGAATGATGATCAGTTTCGCGATGGATTGGAAGATTTGGATTCCATTCAAATTTCCAATAAATTTGGTCTACTAACACCGATTACTGCTGTTACTACAAAAACAAGAGTCCAAGGAATAGAAGCCTTGTATCATAATGATTATGAAAAGGCCATTACCGTACTTGCGGATGTAGATGAGGCAAAAACAAGTTCAACCATTGTAAATGGGAAGATTGTGGAAGAGTTCGGAAATATTGGTAAAAAGTATCCTGGTTATAAAATCAAATTCCGGGGGGAACAAGAAGAAACTGCCAAGTCTATGGTTTCTCTTCTTACCGCTGGTGTTTTGGCTTTTTTTGGGATATTTGCCATCCTTGCGATCATCTTCAATAGTATCAAAAAACCAGTCCTTATTTTGTTATCGATTCCTTTAGG contains:
- a CDS encoding LIC12231 family lipoprotein; amino-acid sequence: MTIAKTKISLIGLLIVATFSFTNCLISYKDHPKILPLPSEEKTNDANFVYVLPTFPQVNLGGREALKNYFQNKTRFKNTVEGVDVPKTGYLVNVKVNYRSPSPEATVFLGISTLTATLLPAWSTQDGYDVQYLLYKDGKKVGNYEYHIFRNYAQWLLFVPISWYNFETATEREVFERTTLKFFEDAKEHF
- a CDS encoding sulfite exporter TauE/SafE family protein, whose translation is MDFNFQIYHDFVWGFWPGLVVVFGVGFFVGYLASFLGLGGGFIYTPFFHSFFHLTAVQAVAVSLAQMPVSSLSGLFVYHKNNKIRWKQGFLLLCTSIPSAQYTAYKFGRFEDTEFGKQLYYGIPLSEFIYLIVFTFFLGILAIYNLITALKRRKKYYQSLEMLSENSHPTPIVASERSDSNSKPGSNANLSVSTQKNHTETFSYSRKSVLIVLITGIFFGLFSSLFGIGGGFLAVPLFVYYFRMSPVEAVATSFLGIFLTSFGTSIMFFFQGKLHLELALIGSFGGIFGARIGSLKAVNAKPYSILLVTAVFQFLVVIWYVIGKLPKF
- a CDS encoding Acg family FMN-binding oxidoreductase translates to MKLTRKRFLWNSFATGAMVSLSTLQTKLYAYTAKDSQNHRKDPLEYAESLGFTKPLDQILITALLAPNSHNSQPWKIRRVSDSEFLLFGDADKQLPEIDSRNRQFFHTQGTFLELAHLTADKLMFDTKITYFPKGKPGPKTFHLNPVAKFAIFPKSKCVHDFLFSGIPNRRMNRSVYSGEIITNEEIDDLKMLMGPSRHQLLFINDPKQLESILPILDAAFAMETNRTESNELNRKWFRVSQEDIYNKRDGLTLEGNGLSGIKLWFAKTFFVDLSKETWHSESSKAAGIQMFQNQVYSSKALVFVITKKSDDEGTWIETGRDFMRVSLACAVRNIAFHTMNQSVEDYPESRVFTEQLKTLLGLKQNEQIQLIARMGRSSYDYDSPRREIKSFMI
- a CDS encoding DsbA family oxidoreductase; translated protein: MSTNSEPFSIDIVSDVACPWCYVGKKKLELALQTVGDKIDPQVRWRPFQLSPEIPESGIDYKEHLTQKFGSLDRLDGAWQRLTEIGKGIGISFQFDAIPKATNTLVLHALVAGLSTLEEQAKLVDLFFAANFTEGKDLTDKEVVWKVAEPVYKDRTKFDSVFADPELKEHIRQEILYYHQNGISGVPYFIVGGKYAVSGAQDPSVFVEVIETVLKERESEKQSQ
- a CDS encoding efflux RND transporter permease subunit: MKKIIHFFVYKPLVANLVFIFLFLAGMISVLSMKREAFPRVNFRQVRVLTVYPGASPVDVEKKVTIPIEEKLREVEGLDSVRSISRNSESDISIKIDLEHNNPDGVVNDIRRAVDRVTNLPTQVKDRPIVTEQKSSNFPVLEIAIHGAMNEMELQEMGRFIEDEMRKVSGVSRVDAFGKRKEEWRIRVDPDLKKRYTLGFSDIINAISKRNISVPAGSFLRPITQDIRVTGEISEINDIKNIPIRSNETGNTILLSQVANVKDTYERPRVVAVVNGEPAYVLQIIKKDSADIIRTVEAVQERIAELKKQIPANIQFTELNNEGARAIKRLDVVITNSLQGLFLVVLVLILFFSLKDSLLTSLSLPLTLFATTIAFPIFDVSFNLVSMLGIIISLGMLVDNSIIISENIYKYRSKKMDSKEAAVLGASELFVPIIGSYLTTVAAFLPMAFMSGIMGKFIWQIPFMVIVALTLSLFESFLLLPVRYAQFTSHEVKKRSKHREKFRSVLENGFESLKSGFTNFITKVVNRPFIALGSILIVFLSSCGLVGLMNFNLFPKEGIDYVMVRAEFPPDFSSQETTKQLQYFQPILDRIPKSEVQSIILKIGIQQTDPTDPLTRIGEQLGMAQIILVPETERKRTAQEIFGELEPDLKKLPGAVSVMVDLVVNGPPIGAAVTVAIEGRDYKTLKQISNEMQGFLKKQEGVININDDYKPGREEIQIRVKDTASAITGIDTEITAYYVRTAMEGLEASNFRKGKDEVKIVIQNDDQFRDGLEDLDSIQISNKFGLLTPITAVTTKTRVQGIEALYHNDYEKAITVLADVDEAKTSSTIVNGKIVEEFGNIGKKYPGYKIKFRGEQEETAKSMVSLLTAGVLAFFGIFAILAIIFNSIKKPVLILLSIPLGFVGVVFGFLISGKALSFLAMIGIIGLAGVIVNASIVLVDTIQEFQARGEGLYDSLIHASSERFRPILVTTLTTMAGMIPTAYAIGGSDPLLIPMTLSLAWGLGFGTFGSLIFIPASFSAYYKLKKRK